Proteins encoded within one genomic window of Rhodothermales bacterium:
- a CDS encoding plastocyanin/azurin family copper-binding protein: MLTTHPSTRRVAGACTALFFAAIGLLGSCAPPAPPGDPLDHAPGETGYYYQLVDVAIPDSIVLEVGGLAMLPDGRPAVATRRGEVWLIDNAYGDRPGAPRFDLFARGLHEPLGLLSHEGALYASQRGELTKMEDKDGDGRADSFEAIYSWPLTGNYHEYSYGPLLMPNGNFFVSLNLGWFDRGESRAKWRGWALEITPKGDMKPMAVGFRSPAGIGMLKNGDIFYGENQGDWIGSGWISHIEPGDFLGHPGGLKWTHEPEWSYFQLDYEDIPNNNEPMIEAAKTVEPLKLPAVWFPHTIMGISTSAIIQDVTDGGFGPFADQLFVGDQGHSKLMRVYLEKIDGAYQGANFPFFEGFASGILRTAWGKDQSLFVGQTSRGWDATGKAPFALQRLAWTGNMPFEMKEIHAMPDGFEIVFTQPADPTAAADPAMYAVQSFAYQYHNTYGSPAINIQALPVRQVSVSENGLKARLVVDGLREGYIHEIRLGDLPSQSGAPLLHDFAFYTLNNIPDGATLAAAGGEAATSTGGAGGDRARKHMTAQPASWTSGPDQTLRLSTQPGLRYSDTRFDVRAGSRIAFTFDNVDDMMHNVVITMPDAADQVAAAAMDIGIRGQELGYVPDAADVLFFTSLLQPATAETIYFEAPSIPGDYPFVCTFPGHSATMRGILRVRA, encoded by the coding sequence ATGTTGACTACGCATCCATCCACCCGGCGCGTTGCCGGGGCATGTACCGCACTCTTTTTCGCCGCGATCGGTCTGCTCGGATCGTGCGCGCCGCCGGCTCCGCCCGGCGATCCCCTCGACCATGCGCCCGGGGAAACGGGCTACTATTACCAGCTGGTGGACGTGGCCATCCCGGACAGCATCGTGCTGGAAGTGGGGGGGCTGGCGATGCTGCCCGATGGACGGCCGGCCGTCGCGACGCGGCGCGGCGAAGTCTGGCTCATCGACAATGCCTACGGCGACCGCCCCGGAGCGCCGCGATTCGACCTTTTCGCACGCGGTCTGCACGAGCCGCTCGGCCTGCTCTCGCACGAGGGCGCCCTCTACGCCTCGCAGCGCGGCGAGCTCACGAAGATGGAAGACAAGGACGGCGACGGGCGCGCCGATTCGTTCGAAGCCATTTATTCCTGGCCGCTGACCGGCAATTACCACGAGTATTCGTACGGTCCGTTATTGATGCCGAACGGCAATTTCTTCGTCTCGCTCAACCTGGGCTGGTTCGACCGGGGGGAGAGCCGGGCGAAATGGCGTGGCTGGGCGCTGGAAATCACGCCCAAGGGGGATATGAAGCCGATGGCGGTGGGCTTCCGCTCGCCGGCGGGCATCGGCATGCTGAAGAACGGCGACATCTTTTATGGGGAAAACCAGGGCGACTGGATCGGCTCGGGGTGGATCTCGCACATCGAGCCGGGCGATTTCCTCGGGCATCCGGGCGGACTCAAGTGGACGCACGAGCCGGAGTGGTCGTACTTCCAGCTCGATTACGAGGATATCCCCAACAATAACGAGCCCATGATCGAGGCCGCCAAGACCGTCGAGCCGCTCAAGCTCCCGGCGGTCTGGTTTCCCCATACCATCATGGGCATTTCGACCTCCGCGATCATTCAGGACGTGACAGACGGCGGTTTCGGCCCGTTTGCCGATCAGCTGTTCGTGGGGGATCAGGGTCATAGCAAGTTGATGCGCGTGTACCTCGAGAAGATCGACGGCGCCTACCAGGGCGCGAACTTCCCGTTCTTCGAGGGATTCGCTTCCGGCATCCTGCGTACGGCCTGGGGCAAGGACCAGTCGCTGTTCGTCGGGCAGACAAGCCGCGGCTGGGATGCCACCGGCAAGGCGCCGTTCGCGCTGCAGCGGCTGGCCTGGACCGGCAACATGCCGTTCGAAATGAAAGAGATCCACGCCATGCCCGACGGGTTCGAGATCGTCTTCACCCAGCCGGCGGACCCGACGGCCGCGGCCGATCCCGCGATGTATGCCGTGCAGAGCTTTGCGTACCAGTACCACAACACGTACGGCAGCCCGGCCATCAACATCCAGGCGTTGCCGGTTCGGCAGGTCTCCGTGTCGGAGAACGGGCTGAAAGCCCGCCTGGTGGTGGACGGATTGCGCGAGGGCTACATCCACGAAATTCGCCTCGGCGACCTGCCATCGCAGTCGGGCGCGCCGCTCCTGCACGATTTTGCCTTCTACACCCTCAACAACATCCCGGACGGCGCGACCCTCGCGGCCGCCGGCGGCGAGGCGGCAACGAGCACGGGGGGCGCCGGCGGTGACCGGGCGCGGAAACACATGACCGCCCAGCCGGCGAGCTGGACGTCCGGCCCCGATCAGACGCTCCGGCTCAGCACCCAGCCCGGGCTCCGCTACTCCGATACCCGGTTCGATGTCCGGGCCGGCTCGCGCATCGCCTTCACGTTCGACAACGTCGACGACATGATGCACAACGTCGTCATCACGATGCCCGACGCCGCGGACCAGGTGGCCGCGGCTGCGATGGACATCGGCATCCGCGGCCAGGAGCTGGGCTATGTCCCGGATGCGGCCGACGTCCTGTTCTTTACAAGCCTTTTACAACCTGCAACGGCAGAAACCATATACTTCGAGGCGCCTTCGATACCGGGTGATTACCCGTTCGTATGCACCTTTCCCGGGCACTCCGCCACCATGCGGGGCATCCTGCGCGTACGCGCCTGA
- a CDS encoding ThuA domain-containing protein — translation MKSTLRIPFVLLLAVILYGCSGAKNTATMTVMDKPGAIRVLMITATHGYRHESIEAARQVMQAASDTTEFLFDMTENLEDLNDANLAKYDVLFFANSTLRTANDLTDEERMAAADPMVGNWGNYDISYEGRRGVTKGKIALSGTASSLTGNMQMEGQPTPSALSAVKLTGNQLTLVWSAGNAGDVTAVASIDGDALTGVVKMGTNEMPLTGTRTGPAERLDDGPRVTHAQRQAIMRFVRAGKGVAVAHAGLDALYDWKEYETMVGGGLFKAHPWTQDVRIVVEEPTNPAMSHLGNAFELKDEIYVLNENPRWNSRVLASLDMASVGVTEEPADQERNDYPISWIRKYEGGKVFVTKLGHFAEVWQNPAFIRHVLQGMRMVAGRVDADFGGHRVKEVIAADVWPDDIAVDERGNVWIAELRGKIHRYDAQTKQTRLLATIKTTEPTGIEHGIYGIEVDPNFYNGEPYVYIFYAEPETFINTLYRYEYRNDNIDFSTEKVILRVPTEPQCCHQAGDLEWGADGTLFISTGDTGYSGTKPEWEISEDRIKAFAQKYDLKEDIHWSRIVDSERTSQNLTDLRGKVLRINKDGSIPKDNPFYGQPGVRWEIFAYGLRNPYRIKWDDQTQSVWIGVVGPDAVYDYDEYNVAKGGENFGWPRSIGRLFYNEWTPDKIPNFHPPIWEYRYDQGGARSATFGPIYRYKGPGAFPAIFQNKALVYDWSRRWIKWADIVEGTYTTDDERMTKNNPLNYSTTTTRLKNVKIFDQLTTSTPISMELGPDGCIYVAEYDGFWDPGPNAQVTRYCWVND, via the coding sequence ATGAAATCAACCCTACGGATACCGTTTGTCCTGCTGCTGGCTGTCATCCTTTACGGATGCTCCGGCGCGAAGAATACCGCCACGATGACGGTCATGGACAAACCCGGAGCCATCCGCGTGCTCATGATCACCGCTACCCACGGGTATCGGCACGAGTCGATCGAAGCGGCCCGGCAGGTCATGCAGGCCGCCAGCGATACGACGGAATTCCTGTTCGACATGACGGAGAACCTGGAGGACCTCAACGACGCGAATCTCGCGAAGTATGACGTCCTCTTTTTCGCCAACTCCACCCTGCGCACGGCCAACGACCTGACCGACGAGGAACGGATGGCGGCCGCCGACCCGATGGTCGGCAACTGGGGGAACTACGACATCTCGTACGAAGGCCGCCGCGGCGTCACGAAAGGCAAAATCGCGCTTTCCGGTACGGCGTCGTCGCTGACGGGCAATATGCAGATGGAGGGCCAGCCCACGCCGTCGGCGCTGTCGGCGGTGAAACTGACCGGCAACCAGCTGACGCTGGTCTGGTCGGCCGGCAACGCCGGCGACGTCACGGCCGTGGCATCCATCGACGGCGACGCGCTGACCGGCGTGGTCAAGATGGGTACCAATGAGATGCCGCTCACCGGCACCCGCACGGGCCCGGCAGAACGCCTCGACGACGGCCCGCGCGTCACCCACGCGCAGCGCCAGGCCATCATGCGGTTCGTGCGGGCCGGAAAGGGCGTCGCCGTGGCGCATGCCGGCCTCGACGCGCTGTACGACTGGAAGGAATACGAGACGATGGTCGGCGGCGGCCTCTTCAAGGCGCATCCGTGGACGCAGGACGTCCGCATCGTCGTCGAAGAGCCCACCAATCCGGCCATGAGCCACCTCGGTAACGCCTTCGAACTGAAGGACGAGATCTACGTCCTCAACGAGAACCCGCGCTGGAATTCCCGCGTCCTGGCCTCGCTCGACATGGCGAGCGTCGGGGTCACGGAAGAGCCGGCCGACCAGGAACGCAACGACTATCCCATCTCCTGGATTCGCAAGTACGAGGGCGGCAAGGTGTTCGTGACGAAGCTCGGGCACTTCGCCGAGGTCTGGCAGAACCCGGCGTTCATCCGCCACGTGCTGCAGGGCATGCGCATGGTCGCCGGCCGCGTCGACGCCGACTTCGGCGGCCATCGCGTCAAGGAAGTCATCGCAGCGGATGTCTGGCCCGACGACATCGCCGTCGACGAACGCGGCAACGTCTGGATCGCCGAACTGCGCGGCAAGATTCATCGCTACGACGCCCAGACGAAACAGACGCGGCTTCTGGCCACGATCAAGACGACCGAACCGACCGGCATCGAGCATGGCATCTACGGCATCGAGGTAGACCCCAACTTCTACAACGGCGAGCCCTACGTCTACATCTTCTACGCGGAGCCGGAGACCTTCATCAATACGCTGTACCGGTACGAGTATCGCAACGACAACATCGATTTCTCGACCGAGAAGGTGATCCTGCGCGTCCCGACCGAGCCGCAGTGCTGCCACCAGGCCGGCGACCTCGAATGGGGCGCGGACGGCACGCTGTTCATCTCGACCGGGGATACCGGCTACTCGGGCACCAAACCCGAATGGGAGATCAGCGAGGACCGCATCAAGGCCTTTGCCCAGAAGTACGATCTGAAAGAAGATATCCACTGGTCCCGCATCGTGGATTCGGAACGGACGAGCCAGAACCTGACCGACCTGCGCGGCAAGGTGCTGCGCATCAACAAGGACGGCTCGATCCCGAAGGACAACCCGTTCTACGGCCAGCCCGGCGTCCGCTGGGAGATCTTCGCCTACGGCCTGCGCAACCCGTACCGCATCAAGTGGGACGATCAGACGCAATCCGTCTGGATCGGCGTCGTGGGCCCGGATGCCGTGTACGACTATGACGAGTACAACGTGGCCAAGGGCGGCGAGAACTTCGGATGGCCGCGTTCGATCGGCCGGCTCTTCTACAATGAATGGACGCCGGACAAAATCCCGAACTTCCATCCGCCGATCTGGGAGTACCGCTACGACCAGGGCGGCGCCCGTTCGGCGACGTTCGGACCGATCTACCGCTACAAAGGCCCCGGCGCCTTCCCGGCGATCTTCCAGAACAAGGCCCTCGTCTACGACTGGTCCCGCCGCTGGATCAAGTGGGCCGACATCGTGGAGGGCACCTACACGACGGACGACGAGCGGATGACGAAGAACAACCCGCTCAACTACTCCACGACGACCACCCGACTCAAGAACGTCAAGATCTTCGACCAGCTCACGACGAGCACGCCGATCTCGATGGAGCTCGGGCCCGACGGATGTATCTATGTCGCCGAATACGATGGGTTCTGGGATCCCGGTCCCAATGCCCAGGTGACGCGCTATTGCTGGGTCAACGACTGA
- a CDS encoding DUF5916 domain-containing protein produces the protein MSYPSVHAVLAGAFFIFASAASPAIGQTRSTTTAGDDARMQAERIASSIVLDGVLDEEVWQQAAPISDFRQSEPIDGAPASRRTEVRVVYGDNAIYIGATLFDDEPALIERALGRRDDYNRADWFLVSIDAYFDHKTAYSFGVNAAGIQFDALLQSTDRGGAGGGQGGNNNRAIPRGMDPSWDAIWYSSARLSPEGWTAELRIPYSMLRFSDADRQTWGIHFIRRIPRLGEQAEWPYVPRIERDNLLARFARLEGIRDVNPRRNVQVSPYTVSRLQTEEHPEVPGTSTSSRSVDVGGDVKIGLGTNVTLDATINPDFGQVEADPAVLNLTAFETFLQERRPFFVEGIQIYEFAAGPGQLLYTRRIGADAPIIGATKVSGRTESGLSYGVLGAMTGDRFRADRTFGVGRIIQRIGTYSSAGAIVTAYDGADIDDGQHLRTFASGLDWDLRFRDNAYDVEGFFSVTNRSFLGSGLRLEDETGFAGKVWLRKRQGAWNGFGGLDVFSDTFNPNDLGQLRENNFVALISRIEHELNGGQPIGPFLRAFTRLVVNQRVSYESGLDLGQEFDFGSRWTLRNLQSIGLGLQYENPFSGYDLYESRGLLAWKKPASFGLRTSIRTDERRSWQLEPGLDLKTYRGGGREVELGLEGRWNVNPMLSLSGQMETAWGSAVPAWASNESFWRDGTTWRIGLESLAPDELADPQYVTMPDDGGALDALLAGATPYATDRYYVSIFGTRDTRSFDLTLRSTVTFTRNLSVQYYGQIFAARGTYDRFQLQQSRDVLLDYPAFPKRNEFGLNSFQSSLVFRWEYRPGSRLFLVWTHGRQGEDRLNPLAPWGASPYDRSIGNQFSDTFALFPQNVFLIKLNYTFLN, from the coding sequence ATGTCGTACCCATCTGTCCACGCGGTGCTCGCAGGCGCCTTTTTTATCTTCGCAAGCGCGGCGAGTCCCGCGATCGGACAGACCCGCTCCACCACGACCGCCGGCGACGATGCGCGCATGCAGGCCGAGCGGATCGCATCGTCCATCGTGCTGGATGGGGTGCTCGACGAGGAGGTATGGCAGCAGGCGGCCCCCATCAGCGACTTCAGGCAGTCGGAACCGATCGACGGCGCGCCGGCCTCCCGGCGTACGGAAGTGCGGGTGGTGTATGGCGACAACGCGATCTACATCGGCGCGACGCTGTTCGACGATGAGCCCGCCCTGATCGAGCGCGCGCTCGGTCGCCGCGACGACTACAACCGGGCCGACTGGTTTCTCGTCTCGATCGATGCGTACTTCGATCACAAGACGGCCTACAGCTTCGGCGTCAACGCCGCCGGCATCCAGTTCGACGCCCTGCTCCAGAGCACCGATCGCGGCGGAGCGGGGGGAGGCCAGGGCGGCAACAACAACCGCGCGATTCCGCGCGGCATGGATCCCTCCTGGGACGCCATCTGGTATTCCAGCGCCAGGCTCTCCCCGGAGGGCTGGACCGCCGAGCTGCGCATCCCGTACAGCATGCTGCGCTTCTCCGACGCCGACCGCCAGACCTGGGGCATCCACTTTATCCGCCGCATTCCCCGGCTCGGCGAACAGGCCGAGTGGCCCTATGTGCCGAGGATCGAGCGCGACAATCTGCTCGCCCGTTTCGCCCGGCTTGAAGGGATTCGGGACGTTAACCCGCGGCGCAACGTGCAGGTCTCCCCGTATACGGTCAGCCGGCTACAGACCGAAGAGCATCCCGAGGTGCCCGGCACCTCGACCAGCAGCCGATCGGTTGACGTGGGAGGCGACGTCAAGATCGGTCTGGGCACGAACGTGACCCTGGATGCCACCATCAATCCGGATTTCGGCCAGGTCGAAGCAGACCCCGCCGTCCTCAATCTCACGGCGTTCGAAACGTTTCTCCAGGAGCGCCGCCCGTTTTTTGTCGAGGGGATCCAGATCTACGAATTCGCCGCCGGCCCGGGCCAGCTGCTCTACACGCGCCGGATCGGGGCGGATGCGCCGATCATCGGCGCGACAAAGGTTTCGGGGCGGACCGAATCCGGGCTGTCCTACGGCGTGCTGGGGGCGATGACCGGGGATCGCTTTCGGGCGGATCGCACGTTCGGCGTGGGGCGCATCATCCAGCGCATCGGCACGTACTCGTCGGCCGGCGCGATCGTGACGGCTTACGACGGCGCCGACATCGATGACGGCCAGCATCTGCGCACCTTCGCCAGCGGACTCGACTGGGATCTGCGCTTCCGCGACAACGCGTACGACGTCGAAGGCTTTTTCTCCGTGACGAACCGGTCGTTTCTGGGGTCGGGACTGCGGCTCGAGGATGAAACCGGGTTTGCCGGCAAGGTGTGGTTGCGCAAACGCCAGGGAGCGTGGAATGGATTCGGTGGATTGGACGTATTCAGCGACACGTTTAACCCGAACGATCTCGGCCAACTGCGCGAGAACAACTTCGTGGCGCTGATCTCGCGCATAGAGCATGAACTGAATGGCGGACAGCCCATCGGCCCGTTTCTCCGCGCCTTCACGCGGCTCGTCGTTAACCAGCGCGTTTCGTACGAATCCGGGCTCGACCTCGGGCAGGAGTTCGACTTCGGCTCACGATGGACGCTGCGCAACCTGCAATCGATCGGCCTCGGGCTGCAGTACGAAAACCCGTTCAGCGGCTACGACCTCTACGAGTCGCGGGGGCTGCTAGCCTGGAAAAAACCCGCGTCCTTTGGCCTGAGAACCAGCATCCGCACGGACGAACGGCGGTCGTGGCAACTCGAACCCGGTCTGGATCTGAAGACGTATCGCGGCGGCGGGCGCGAGGTGGAACTCGGCCTCGAGGGGCGATGGAACGTCAACCCGATGCTTTCGCTCTCGGGTCAGATGGAGACGGCCTGGGGCAGCGCGGTGCCGGCGTGGGCGTCGAACGAATCCTTCTGGCGCGACGGCACGACGTGGCGGATCGGGCTGGAATCCCTGGCGCCCGACGAACTGGCCGACCCGCAGTACGTGACGATGCCGGATGACGGGGGCGCGCTGGACGCGTTGCTGGCGGGGGCCACGCCCTACGCGACGGATCGCTATTACGTGTCGATCTTCGGCACGCGGGATACCCGATCCTTCGACCTCACACTGCGCAGCACCGTCACCTTCACCCGGAATCTGTCGGTGCAATACTACGGTCAGATCTTCGCGGCGCGCGGCACGTACGACCGGTTCCAGCTGCAACAAAGCCGAGACGTGTTGCTGGACTATCCCGCGTTTCCGAAACGAAACGAGTTCGGGCTCAACAGTTTCCAATCCAGCCTCGTCTTCCGCTGGGAGTACCGGCCCGGATCACGGCTCTTTCTCGTCTGGACCCATGGCCGGCAGGGTGAAGATCGCCTCAATCCGCTCGCGCCCTGGGGGGCTTCGCCGTACGACCGGTCGATCGGGAATCAGTTCAGCGATACGTTCGCCCTCTTCCCGCAAAACGTCTTCCTGATCAAGCTGAATTACACCTTCCTCAACTGA
- a CDS encoding EamA family transporter translates to MDSSTTPPARWALVLALGSVYFIWGSTYLAIRYAVETMPPLLLLGTRFGIAGALLYVWLRLRGSEAGSFSQWRTATLVGTLMLGFGTGTVAWSTQYIPSGLAALLITTVPMWMALLDWIWKKGTPPNTLTVVGFIVGGIGVALLFDTRTILNGDSVNLMGALATLVGAVCWSVGSLHGRSGGLPSDPFLSTAMQMLGGGAMLTLAGIVSGELADVHVASFTVRSLVSWAYLLFFGSLIGFSAYVWLLKHTTAAVATTYAYVNPGVAILLGWLIGGERVTWRMGMALVLLVTAVAIINLFGRRRPKPVTLPPNPSAALPDEESD, encoded by the coding sequence ATGGATTCATCCACGACGCCGCCGGCTCGCTGGGCGCTCGTCCTCGCCCTGGGCAGCGTCTATTTCATCTGGGGTTCGACCTATCTCGCGATACGGTACGCCGTCGAAACCATGCCGCCGCTGCTGCTGCTCGGCACGCGGTTCGGCATCGCCGGCGCCCTGCTCTATGTGTGGCTCCGCCTCCGCGGCAGCGAGGCCGGCTCGTTCTCGCAGTGGCGCACGGCCACGCTCGTCGGCACGCTCATGCTCGGGTTCGGGACGGGGACGGTGGCCTGGTCTACCCAGTACATCCCGTCCGGACTCGCCGCGCTCCTCATCACCACGGTCCCGATGTGGATGGCGCTGCTCGACTGGATCTGGAAAAAGGGGACGCCGCCCAATACGCTGACCGTCGTGGGGTTCATCGTCGGCGGCATCGGCGTGGCGCTGTTGTTCGACACGCGCACGATCCTCAACGGCGACAGCGTCAATCTGATGGGCGCGCTGGCGACGCTGGTCGGGGCGGTGTGCTGGTCGGTGGGGTCGCTCCACGGCCGGAGCGGCGGCTTGCCGTCGGACCCCTTCCTGTCGACCGCGATGCAGATGCTCGGAGGTGGCGCCATGCTGACCCTCGCCGGCATCGTCTCGGGTGAACTCGCCGACGTACACGTGGCCTCGTTCACGGTGCGCTCGCTCGTGAGCTGGGCCTACCTGCTGTTTTTTGGCTCGTTGATCGGCTTCAGCGCCTATGTGTGGCTCCTGAAGCATACGACGGCGGCCGTGGCCACCACCTATGCCTACGTCAATCCAGGCGTAGCCATCCTGCTGGGCTGGCTCATCGGAGGGGAGCGGGTGACCTGGCGCATGGGGATGGCGCTGGTGCTGCTCGTGACGGCGGTGGCGATCATCAACCTCTTCGGACGGCGCCGGCCGAAGCCCGTCACCCTGCCGCCCAATCCTTCCGCGGCGCTGCCGGATGAGGAGTCCGACTAG
- a CDS encoding serine hydrolase, which yields MPRLILATLIVLASCRPQPDVDPVMTALDAYIRYEMADKDIPSLSIALVDGREVVWTSGYGVAQPASSTPATGETVYRVASLSKLFTAMAVMQLVEQGRLDLDAPITRYLPDFQPANPFGTPITLRQIHSHRSGIVREPPVGHYFDPTEPSIAATVESLNRTTLVYAPTTQTKYSNAAVTVAGRVVEVVTGEPFADYVDRALLGPLGMRSSSFAPRPGLRERLAEGYMWTFDDRVFPAPVFELGMAPAANLYTTMADLGQFMTVLFNDGVGPDGVEVLNKASLDTMWTVQFAGSDSGFGLGFSVGAFDGARRVQHSGVMYGYATRIAALPDEQLGVAVVGTMDASNDVVDRIADYALRLLRARRTGQPLPAYEKTEPVDSLRARSLDGRYEADGVVRELIERNGALYLFNGTERHRLRSRGDTLVTDDRLGHGYTLLPRGETLVDGAGVVYRRVPPAIPDGPRPEFAGLIGEYGWDHNTLYILERDGQLWSLIEWFFYYPLTQVSRDVYRMPAYGLYPDETLTFSRDARGEGTNASLVGVDFVRRRIEPEGGNTFKIEPVRPVELLRAEALAAEPPAQPAGLREPDLVELITLDPSLRLDIRYATTNNFMGEVFYQQARAFMQRPAAEALLRAGEALRAEGLGIVVYDAYRPWAVTRMFWDATPDHQKEFVANPANGSRHNRGCAIDMGLYDLRTGALVPMVSGYDEFSPRAYPDYPGGTSEQRGYRELLRDVMEEAGFTVYDREWWHFDYKDWSRYPVMNVPFESM from the coding sequence ATGCCTCGCCTGATCCTTGCCACCCTGATCGTGCTGGCCTCCTGTCGGCCCCAACCCGATGTCGATCCTGTCATGACGGCGCTCGACGCCTACATCCGCTACGAGATGGCGGACAAGGATATCCCGTCGCTCTCCATCGCGCTGGTCGACGGCCGGGAGGTCGTGTGGACCAGCGGCTACGGGGTGGCGCAGCCGGCATCGTCGACGCCGGCGACCGGAGAAACCGTCTACCGCGTCGCGTCGCTCTCCAAGCTGTTTACCGCGATGGCCGTCATGCAGCTCGTCGAGCAGGGCCGGCTGGATCTGGACGCGCCCATCACCCGCTACCTGCCGGATTTTCAGCCGGCCAACCCCTTCGGCACGCCCATTACGCTGCGCCAGATCCACAGCCATCGATCGGGCATCGTGCGCGAACCGCCCGTCGGGCACTATTTCGATCCCACGGAGCCGTCCATCGCCGCCACGGTGGAGAGCCTCAACCGCACCACGCTCGTCTACGCACCCACGACGCAAACCAAATATTCCAACGCCGCCGTCACGGTGGCCGGGCGGGTCGTGGAGGTCGTGACCGGCGAACCGTTTGCCGACTATGTGGATCGCGCCCTGCTCGGCCCTCTGGGGATGCGCAGCAGCAGCTTCGCACCGCGCCCCGGGTTGCGCGAGCGGCTGGCCGAAGGCTATATGTGGACGTTTGACGACCGCGTTTTCCCGGCGCCCGTTTTTGAGCTGGGGATGGCGCCGGCCGCAAACCTGTACACGACCATGGCCGACCTCGGCCAGTTCATGACCGTGCTCTTTAACGACGGCGTCGGTCCGGATGGCGTCGAGGTGCTGAACAAGGCGTCCCTGGATACCATGTGGACGGTCCAGTTCGCCGGCAGCGATAGCGGGTTCGGACTCGGCTTTTCGGTCGGCGCGTTTGACGGCGCACGCCGGGTGCAGCATAGCGGGGTGATGTACGGCTATGCGACCCGGATCGCGGCCCTGCCGGACGAACAGCTTGGCGTGGCGGTCGTCGGCACGATGGATGCCTCGAACGATGTCGTCGACCGGATCGCAGACTATGCGTTGCGTCTCCTCCGCGCGCGCCGGACGGGGCAGCCGCTGCCGGCGTACGAAAAAACGGAACCGGTCGACTCGTTGCGGGCGCGGAGTCTCGACGGGCGGTACGAGGCGGATGGCGTCGTGCGCGAGTTGATCGAGCGCAACGGTGCGCTGTATCTCTTCAACGGCACCGAGCGGCACCGTCTCCGGAGCCGTGGCGACACGCTCGTCACGGACGACCGGCTGGGACATGGCTATACGCTCCTTCCGCGCGGCGAGACGCTGGTCGACGGCGCCGGCGTGGTCTATCGCCGCGTTCCCCCCGCCATTCCCGATGGCCCCCGGCCCGAATTCGCCGGCCTCATCGGCGAATACGGTTGGGACCACAATACCCTCTACATCCTGGAGCGGGATGGGCAGCTGTGGTCGCTCATCGAATGGTTTTTTTATTACCCGCTCACGCAGGTAAGCCGGGACGTCTACCGCATGCCGGCGTACGGACTCTATCCCGACGAAACCCTCACCTTTTCCCGGGATGCGCGCGGGGAGGGCACGAACGCGTCGCTCGTCGGGGTCGATTTCGTCCGGCGTCGGATCGAACCCGAAGGCGGCAACACCTTCAAGATCGAGCCGGTGCGTCCGGTGGAGCTGCTGCGGGCCGAAGCCCTGGCGGCCGAGCCGCCGGCCCAGCCGGCCGGGCTGCGCGAACCCGACCTCGTCGAACTCATCACACTCGACCCATCGCTGCGCCTGGACATCCGCTACGCCACGACCAACAACTTCATGGGCGAGGTCTTCTACCAGCAGGCCCGCGCCTTCATGCAGCGACCGGCCGCCGAGGCTCTTCTGCGCGCCGGCGAAGCGCTCCGGGCGGAGGGACTCGGCATCGTCGTCTACGACGCCTACCGCCCCTGGGCGGTCACCCGGATGTTCTGGGACGCCACCCCGGATCACCAGAAGGAATTCGTCGCCAACCCGGCCAACGGGTCCCGCCACAACCGGGGCTGCGCGATCGACATGGGGCTCTACGATCTCCGCACCGGCGCCCTCGTGCCCATGGTGAGCGGCTACGACGAATTCTCGCCGAGGGCCTACCCGGACTACCCCGGCGGGACGTCGGAGCAGCGGGGCTATCGCGAGCTCTTGCGCGACGTCATGGAGGAGGCCGGTTTTACCGTCTACGACCGCGAATGGTGGCATTTCGACTACAAGGACTGGAGCCGCTATCCGGTCATGAACGTCCCGTTTGAATCCATGTGA